In the Malaya genurostris strain Urasoe2022 chromosome 1, Malgen_1.1, whole genome shotgun sequence genome, one interval contains:
- the LOC131428053 gene encoding uncharacterized protein LOC131428053, which produces MIQEHVDKGYVRKLTMQELQKRHSRIWYLPIFAVINPNKPGKLRLVWDAAATAHGVSLNSVLLKGPDQLTSLLSVLIRFREFQVAVCGDIKEMFHQVRMRDEDQQCQRFFWRNRNETEPSTYVVQVMTFGACCSPSIAQHVKNTNARRFEQSHKQAVDAIIKQHYVDDMLVSTESEEEAIELARNVKAIHKQAGFEIRNWISNSVKVTLLLNESITEEKNLNIGEEATTEKVLGMWWNTSTDQFTYKTSSRYDEDLLAGRRRPTKREVLRTLMLIYDPLGLIAHFLMPLKTLLQEIWRTSVGWDDPIEQTQFDKWLSWLAVLPNMGMVKIPRCYRQRTTVHADVQMHTFSDASENGFAATVYLRYSEESVIECGLVGAKTRVAPLKFLSIPKSELQAAMLGVRLADTILASLSIKVGKRYFWTDSKDVLSWLKSDHRRYSQFVAFHVSEILESTNVVEWKWVPTKQNVADEATKWTRVPDLSSNSRWYRGPELLYQDDCDWPEFPKLKPTNTELRPHLLAHAVTVDAVINPQECSKWKTLLRRVALIFRYVENLRRSVKREQRLVGPLIQPELSKAEYYLFRLAQSEVYADEIALLNANHLNGKSRTKIIKTNPLFRCAILDENGVARVQGRTKACAFIDRDSAEPIILPRNHHVTKLIIIDTHERFNHQNHSTIVNEILQRYRIPRLKATYQSVRRNCQHCKNDQAKPRPPIMADLPQSRLAAFSRPFTYMGVDYFGPIMVLVGRHSEKRWGVLATCLTTRAIHLQIAHTLTTDSCVMAIRNVMARRGVPAVIYSDRGTNFQATCNVLKLAIQQLDHDKLATEFISSRTRWYFNPPVSPHMGGAWERLIRSVKLNLAKLQPNRLPTDEVLQNALIEVENVVNSRPLTDIPLEDDESPVLTPNHFLLGSANGLRSWGRVIATQQAPDGQVRRATVQTACGGIYERPAVLLAVLDLGVNVNTLPDNPLRIAGGSVDNATSKSSASVPPSDAATLDEADEGIVFDKSVTQLNSEEKPPLRYSKNDAKYQ; this is translated from the exons ATGATCCAAGAACATGTCGACAAGGGCTACGTGAGAAAACTCACTATGCAGGAGTTACAGAAGCGACATTCACGGATCTGGTACCTTCCTATCTTCGCAGTTATAAACCCGAACAAGCCGGGTAAACTTCGACTGGTTTGGGATGCGGCTGCCACCGCCCACGGTGTATCTTTGAATTCTGTACTCTTAAAAGGTCCAGATCAGCTGACCTCTCTACTATCAGTACTGATTCGTTTCCGGGAGTTTCAAGTGGCGGTATGTGGCGACATCAAAGAGATGTTCCACCAAGTCCGAATGAGAGATGAAGACCAGCAATGTCAGCGATTCTTTTGGAGAAACCGCAACGAGACTGAACCTAGTACCTACGTCGTACAAGTGATGACCTTCGGTGCATGCTGTTCACCGAGCATCGCACAGCATGTGAAAAACACTAATGCAAGACGGTTTGAGCAGAGCCACAAGCAAGCTGTCGACGCTATCATTAAGCAACACTACGTCGACGATATGCTAGTGAGTACGGAGTCGGAGGAAGAAGCGATTGAACTGGCACGTAACGTAAAAGCTATTCACAAGCAAGCTGGGTTTGAAATACGTAACTGGATTTCGAATTCGGTCAAGGTTACATtacttttaaatgaatcaatcaCAGAGGAGAAAAACTTAAACATTGGCGAAGAAGCTACAACAGAGAAGGTACTCGGGATGTGGTGGAATACGTCAACGGATCAATTCACATATAAGACATCCTCCCGCTATGATGAAGATCTACTAGCTGGTCGTCGTCGGCCAACAAAACGAGAAGTTCTCCGAACGCTGATGTTGATATACGACCCTTTAGGTTTAATCGCACATTTCCTGATGCCATTGAAAACCCTTCTACAGGAAATTTGGAGAACGTCGGTTGGTTGGGATGACCCGATCGAACAGACGCAATTCGATAAGTGGTTATCATGGCTGGCGGTACTTCCAAACATGGGAATGGTGAAAATTCCACGATGCTATCGCCAACGAACAACCGTTCACGCTGACGTACAAATGCATACGTTTTCAGACGCAAGCGAAAATGGCTTCGCAGCAACCGTCTACCTTCGATATTCGGAAGAAAGTGTTATCGAATGCGGCTTAGTAGGAGCAAAAACCAGAGTAGCACCATTAAAATTCTTGTCCATCCCGAAGTCCGAGTTACAAGCGGCTATGCTCGGTGTTCGGTTGGCTGATACTATACTAGCGTCTCTCTCAATCAAGGTTGGTAAACGATACTTCTGGACAGATTCCAAAGACGTCCTAAGTTGGCTAAAATCAGATCACCGACGATACAGTCAGTTTGTTGCATTTCATGTCAGCGAAATCTTGGAATCCACTAATGTCGTCGAATGGAAATGGGTTCCAACGAAGCAGAATGTCGCTGACGAAGCGACAAAATGGACGCGAGTTCCAGACTTATCCTCGAACAGTCGCTGGTACCGGGGACCAGAGTTGCTCTACCAAGATGACTGCGATTGGCCAGAATTTCCAAAACTCAAACCTACAAACACGGAGCTCCGCCCTCACCTACTTGCTCACGCAGTCACTGTAGACGCGGTAATTAACCCACAAGAATGCTCAAAATGGAAAACTCTCCTTCGGCGAGTAGCGCTTATATTTCGATATGTTGAAAATTTGCGTCGTTCCGTAAAACGGGAGCAACGTTTGGTTGGGCCATTGATACAACCAGAGCTATCAAAGGCTGAATACTATTTGTTTCGCCTAGCACAGTCAGAGGTCTACGCAGATGAAATCGCTTTGCTGAATGCGAATCACTTGAATGGAAAATCTAggacaaaaataataaaaacaaacccACTTTTTAGATGTGCTATCCTGGACGAGAACGGGGTGGCTCGTGTTCAGGGACGTACAAAGGCGTGTGCTTTCATCGATCGCGATTCGGCCGAACCCATTATTCTTCCACGCAATCATCATGTCACGAAATTAATAATCATCGACACCCACGAGCGCTTCAATCATCAAAATCATTCTACAATAGTCAACGAAATTTTACAACGTTATCGTATTCCGCGTCTCAAAGCAACCTATCAATCCGTACGAAGAAACTGTCAGCATTGTAAAAATGATCAAGCTAAACCACGTCCGCCTATAATGGCTGATCTTCCACAATCACGTCTGGCTGCGTTTAGTCGCCCGTTTACCTACATGGGAGTGGATTATTTCGGTCCAATAATGGTTCTCGTTGGACGACACTCAGAGAAACGCTGGGGAGTCTTAGCCACCTGTTTGACCACTCGCGCCATTCACTTGCAAATCGCTCACACACTGACCACCGACTCTTGTGTTATGGCAATTCGAAACGTCATGGCTCGAAGAGGAGTCCCAGCCGTTATCTATAGCGATCGAGGAACAAATTTCCAAGCTACGTGTAACGTTCTCAAATTAGCAATCCAGCAGCTCGATCACGACAAACTTGCAACTGAATTCATCTCGAGCCGCACGCGATGGTACTTTAATCCACCAGTATCACCACACATGGGAGGAGCCTGGGAACGACTGATTCGTAGTGTAAAACTTAACCTGGCTAAACTGCAACCCAACAGACTACCCACAGATGAAGTGTTACAAAACGCgctgattgaagtcgaaaacgtGGTGAACTCACGACCACTCACCGATATCCCTTTAGAAGACGATGAATCGCCCGTGCTCACACCCAATCATTTCCTGTTAGGATCGGCAAATGGCTTGCGATCTTGG GGTCGAGTAATCGCCACGCAACAAGCTCCCGATGGACAAGTACGACGTGCTACTGTACAGACAGCATGCGGTGGAATCTACGAACGACCCGCGGTATTACTGGCTGTGCTCGATTTAGGCGTTAACGTGAATACGCTTCCGGATAATCCTCTGCGCATTGCGGGCGGGAGTGTTGACAACGCCACATCGAAAAGCAGTGCTTCGGTGCCCCCATCTGATGCTGCAACACTGGACGAAGCGGACGAAGGGATAGTCTTCGACAAAAGCGTCACACAATTAAACTCGGAAGAAAAACCGCCATTGCGATACTCTAAAAACGACGCTAAGTATCAGTGA